A region from the uncultured Draconibacterium sp. genome encodes:
- a CDS encoding BlaI/MecI/CopY family transcriptional regulator, whose translation MKTLTKAEEQVMQILWDLKEGVVKQVVEGFGESKPAYTTVATVLNVLEKKGFVSRRKIGNTNLFSPAVSKTEYTKVQFSSLLKNYFNGSFPKMATFFARENNLGMEELEEMLKLTENELNKENKK comes from the coding sequence ATGAAAACACTAACAAAAGCGGAAGAACAAGTGATGCAAATCCTTTGGGATTTGAAAGAGGGAGTTGTAAAACAAGTTGTTGAAGGCTTTGGAGAAAGCAAACCCGCCTACACCACCGTTGCAACGGTTTTAAATGTATTGGAAAAAAAGGGTTTTGTTTCGCGACGAAAAATTGGAAATACGAATCTTTTTTCGCCCGCAGTTAGTAAAACCGAATATACCAAAGTTCAGTTCTCTTCGCTTCTTAAAAACTACTTTAACGGTTCGTTTCCTAAAATGGCAACATTTTTTGCCCGCGAAAATAACCTGGGAATGGAAGAATTGGAAGAGATGCTTAAGCTTACCGAGAATGAATTAAACAAAGAGAACAAAAAATAG
- a CDS encoding M56 family metallopeptidase → METLLQYLLNSSAGIALFFMVYWLFLRHETFHAANRWFLVASLFLAIMLPLIPVQYDVLIEAQNQKTATRTISDTFKNIPVFAATDEATSHFGWQQAILLVYLTGAAIFFIRLLTQTLVLIHLMMKYRVKSFNGVRIVENEKYGLPFSFFNIVFLNPKFHTQDDLPEILAHEKVHIRENHWFDLLLIELLTVIFWFNPFIWLFERAIKQNHEYLADKGVLAQGHTVGRYQALLVNQLMGMQIIGITNNLNFALSTNRLKMMTKKKTSARRLIKLTWALPALALLLFAFAEPQYTYKNAELIGNKTVATETKSEKELTIVGKVVSKETGDVIPGASIVIKGSTVGCVSDRDGTFTLVDTNPTVKADGSLSTEVVVSFVGLKTIVNSISASGSAINKAKHTFQMEEAVQMIYNRAYTGEQLVPPPPPPPPANKNKTEKIVKKGDKSANVPPPPPPATGEKEVFFIVEDMPKYPGGFEALSNYIEKMQKKIAVQKKVSGKAKVSFTVSTSGKVTDIKVVEKDNDMAAKGAYMLANEMQNWTPGYQRGKAVSVKYVLPVEFK, encoded by the coding sequence ATGGAAACTTTATTACAATATCTACTGAATTCATCAGCCGGAATTGCCTTGTTTTTTATGGTATACTGGCTGTTTTTGCGGCACGAAACCTTCCATGCCGCTAACCGCTGGTTTTTGGTAGCATCACTTTTTCTGGCCATTATGCTCCCATTAATTCCTGTTCAATACGATGTTTTAATTGAAGCACAAAATCAAAAAACAGCCACCCGCACAATTAGCGACACCTTTAAAAATATACCGGTTTTTGCGGCTACCGATGAAGCAACCAGCCATTTTGGTTGGCAGCAGGCCATACTACTTGTTTACCTTACCGGAGCTGCCATATTCTTTATTCGCTTACTTACCCAAACTCTTGTGCTTATTCATTTAATGATGAAATACCGTGTAAAATCGTTTAACGGTGTTCGCATTGTTGAAAACGAAAAATACGGACTCCCCTTTTCATTTTTTAATATCGTATTTCTAAATCCGAAGTTTCACACACAGGACGACCTGCCGGAAATTCTGGCTCACGAAAAAGTGCACATTCGTGAGAATCACTGGTTCGACCTGCTTCTTATAGAACTGTTAACAGTCATCTTTTGGTTCAACCCATTTATTTGGTTGTTTGAACGAGCAATTAAACAAAACCATGAGTACCTGGCCGACAAAGGTGTCCTTGCGCAGGGACACACTGTAGGCCGCTACCAGGCTTTATTAGTAAACCAGCTAATGGGCATGCAAATTATTGGCATTACCAATAACCTGAATTTTGCCCTTAGCACAAATCGATTAAAAATGATGACGAAAAAGAAAACATCAGCCCGCCGGCTGATAAAATTAACCTGGGCATTGCCCGCTCTTGCGCTATTGTTGTTCGCTTTTGCCGAACCGCAATACACCTACAAGAATGCTGAACTAATAGGAAACAAAACCGTTGCAACCGAAACGAAATCGGAGAAAGAACTTACTATTGTTGGTAAAGTTGTTTCGAAAGAAACGGGTGACGTAATTCCCGGAGCTTCAATAGTTATTAAAGGCTCAACGGTGGGTTGCGTGTCAGACCGCGATGGAACTTTTACGCTTGTTGATACAAATCCAACGGTAAAAGCTGATGGTAGTTTGAGTACCGAAGTTGTGGTTTCGTTTGTTGGCCTAAAAACCATTGTGAATTCAATTTCGGCCTCCGGGTCGGCGATAAACAAAGCCAAACATACCTTTCAGATGGAAGAGGCTGTTCAAATGATTTACAACCGAGCGTACACTGGTGAACAGTTAGTTCCTCCACCACCACCGCCACCGCCTGCAAATAAAAACAAAACTGAAAAAATCGTTAAGAAAGGCGACAAAAGTGCAAACGTTCCTCCTCCACCACCGCCTGCAACAGGCGAAAAAGAAGTGTTTTTTATTGTAGAAGACATGCCGAAATACCCCGGAGGATTCGAGGCATTGAGTAACTACATTGAGAAAATGCAAAAGAAAATTGCTGTTCAGAAAAAAGTTAGCGGCAAAGCCAAAGTAAGCTTTACCGTATCAACATCAGGCAAAGTAACCGATATTAAAGTGGTTGAAAAAGATAACGACATGGCAGCCAAAGGAGCTTATATGCTTGCCAATGAAATGCAGAACTGGACTCCCGGTTACCAGCGCGGAAAAGCCGTTTCAGTTAAATATGTTTTACCTGTAGAATTTAAATAA
- a CDS encoding YdeI/OmpD-associated family protein, with translation MKSLYFKTAKDWETWLVQNHQKESEIKLIYYKKHTKKPCITYDESVKIALCYGWIDSLVNRIDEECYTRKFSVRKSNSVWSELNKKRVAELIDAGKMQAAGMRLVDIAKQNGKWDEVIEPPKTNLEISADFKAALDENAKAQRFFKSLTKAQKNQFIKWINVAKRQGTKEKRIQESIELLANKKTLGLK, from the coding sequence ATGAAATCATTGTACTTCAAAACCGCAAAAGACTGGGAAACCTGGTTGGTCCAAAACCACCAAAAAGAATCGGAGATAAAACTTATCTATTATAAAAAGCACACGAAAAAACCTTGTATTACCTACGACGAGTCGGTAAAAATTGCCCTCTGCTACGGTTGGATAGATAGCCTGGTTAACCGCATTGATGAGGAGTGTTACACCCGAAAATTCAGTGTACGAAAATCAAACAGTGTTTGGTCGGAATTGAATAAAAAACGGGTAGCAGAACTCATCGATGCTGGTAAAATGCAAGCTGCCGGAATGCGTCTGGTTGACATTGCCAAACAAAACGGAAAATGGGATGAAGTAATTGAACCACCCAAAACCAATCTCGAAATTTCAGCGGACTTTAAAGCTGCACTTGATGAAAATGCAAAAGCACAACGCTTTTTCAAAAGCCTTACCAAAGCCCAAAAAAATCAATTTATCAAATGGATTAATGTGGCGAAGCGCCAAGGGACAAAAGAAAAACGGATTCAGGAATCTATTGAATTGCTGGCTAATAAAAAGACGTTAGGATTAAAGTAA